GGATTAGCGGGTGCAATTAGCGCTAATTAGAGCCCCCGGGGCAGCACGGGGCGCGTGGCGGGGCACCGGGCCAGCGGCCgcccccgcagcgccccggggTGCTCCTGGCGCtggggcggggagcggggcgggggggggggcacggtgACACCCCCCCGGCCCTGCGGACCCCAGgcaaaaagggggggggggggcggggggtgcAAAGGGCAGGGCAGGCGGGGCCCCCccgcacccatgggtgctggcaGCCTCCCCTGGGACGGGGAAAGAGCGAGGCCTGGCCTCGAGCCCCTCTcaatggagggggggggggggcggctccTCCaggccccccctccccacaatgccccccccaaaatgcccccccccgccctcagCCCCACCCCCGGCGCTCTCTCAACCCtcagcccccctccccctttaCCCCCAGGGCCGCCTTTCCTCAGCCCCCCCCATCCAGGGGTCTCCCCCCCCCTCACGTaacccccgcccccccccccgtcaccCCAAGGTCCCCCCAAACCtcgtcccccccccgccccccgccgccctcccggcgccctgcccgcagccaagatggcggcgccccCTCGCGGCCCGCAATGGGCGCGAAGCCGCGGCCCGCCCGCtcccaagatggcggcggcgcgctccccgccgcggggccggcccgCCGCCCCGCCAGCCCGCCCGCACCCAACATGGCGGCGGCGCCGCAACGCTCCGGAAGGGCGCTGAAgccggcgccccccggcccggaAGGCGCCGCCCTCCCGCCCGTATCCAAGAGGGCTCCGCTCTGCGCGGCTTCCCCCGCGGGCGTGAAGGCGGCGAGGTGCGCGTGGCCCGGATGCgggcggggcccgggggggggccggaCGTTGCGTCGCGCCGCGAGAGCCGCCCGCGagcggggagcggagcggacGGAGCCGACATGGCGGCGCCGGGCCTGCCCCGGCCCTGacgggaggcggcggcggcgcctgGGCGCGGGCAGCGCCAGCGGCGGCCcgggggagcggagcggggccgagccggcgggcatggcggcggcggcctaGGGCGGGCCGCGGCGGTGCCTGCGGTgagggcccggcccggcggcggcggcggcggcgcctgacaggccccggcccggcccggcccgcgaGGCCCCGGGCGtggcggccgcggggggggcccgggggggccgcTGCGCTctgcccgcggggccgcgccgcccccTCGGAGCTCCGCGGCctcggcgcccccccccccccccccgccccccccccaggcctcGGGGGCGGCCCgcggggagccgccgccggTTCCCGAGCGAGGCCGCAGCGGGGGCAGGGCCCGGggaggagcggggcggcggcgccccccccgGCTGCGGGGAGCCCCTCGGGTAGGGGGAGCCGAGGTCCGGGGGCTTTGCGCCGAGCTGCGGGCAGGGCCGAGGCCTCGGGGCGGTCGGTGCGGGCGTAGGGCTCCCGTTGGTGCTGGCGGCTGAAATAAACGTAgggcggcgcggccgggcgctgggcagggagctgagcaaCCCCCCTGCACCCGGGGGCCCTGCTGGGGATACGCCAGTGCTGAGGAGCCGGGGGAGCGAGGCCAGGCACGGAGCTGGGGCCGCGAGCGAAGGAGAAGGGATGGGCTGAGTTCTGCAAGAGCTGCCCGCCCCGCGATCCCTTCtcttggcttgttttttttttttttggtaacgTAACCTGGTTCAGTTTCTGGAGGAGTTGTTAGCAAGCAAACGGAGGTTTAAGGTGCTGCGAGCAGGCTGCCCCTCGGCCGGTGCGGGCGGCgtgaggagctgctggtgaGAAGGGAGCGGGGCTCGCTCTGCACGGAACGGGGTCTGTGAACGGAGCGGCCTGGGGAGCGCGAGGCTGGGCCTGGACTTTCCTCCTCCCCCGTGTCCATAAGTTATTTCAGGGTGAAGTAGTAGGAAAAAGAAGGTTTGGGCGTCAGAGTTGTTGGAAGGAAACGCCAACAAAAGGACTCTTGGGTGGCTTCTGGCAAGTCTACCAGCTCGAGTAGCGAACTCCGAGACCTGACGCTGGAAGTTTGGCTCCCCTGGCACAAGAGCCGTCCGCGAAACTCTCTGTGGGAGCCTAGGTGGTGGTGTCGggtggtttatttaaaaagccaAGGAGAAAAGGGGATAGAAGACTTCGTAACAGTTCTTGCTTGGCTGCTGTGCTCAAATCGCCGCGCCAGAGCGGATACAAGCGAGACCCGCAGAGCTCCTCGTGCAGGTTGGTGTCCCTCCGTCTGGTTGTTTCCTGACGTGCCCGTCACTCGCCCGTTCCTCGCTCGTGGAGGGCACGGCGCCCGCCTTCCGTGCCGGGGCAGAGGGGGCCGGGGGTCGGGTTCGTGCCGCGGGAGCCGCGTCGTGGCCGGCCCCAAAGTTCGGGAGCTGTGGCCGAGGTGCAGCGCTCGCGGGTGGCCCCGAGcttgggggggggctggctgcgggTCGGGACTGGTGGCAAAAAGGGGCCGGGCGCCTCGAGGCGCCGCTGTCGGTGGCGGTGATGCTGCCGGTGGCGCGTCCCCTGCCCGTGCCTCGGTTTCCAGGGCTCGAGCGCTGTCACGGCGCTGCCTGCTGGCGGCCGAGCGGCTCCAGCGCGCCGTGGGGCTGCCTCCcctgaagggggggggggaagggaaaaaaaaaaaaaaaagtgaattttctgGTTCTTTCCACGCGGTTCTGGTTTCGGTTCTGCCTGCAGCCAGTGCTGGGCCCTGGCACGGGACACGTCGGTCGCGGTGCGTGCGCAGCCTTGGCGCCCCGTCGCTTGCCCCAGACTTCGCCCCTGCGCGCGCCGCCCTCGGTGCTCCCCCAGGGTTTCCCTCCCTCCCGTTCCAGGCACGGTCCCGGCCGCGGTCCCGccgggtggtggtggtgctgctccGCCTCAGCACCGTCCTTCTGCGGGGGCTGCGGCCCCGTGTCCCGACGGCCCCTCCTGTCCCGACGGGCGCTGCGGTGGGAGCCGAGGCTCCCGCAGGATTCCTGCCGTCGCCGCCGGGGGGCAGGGGTTAGAACCGGGGGGCGTGAGCGAGGCGCTGAGCGTGTGGGAGCAGCGATCCCTCCCCCGGCTCAGCGCTCCCGACCGCGCTCGGCCGTCCCCAGCAGTCGGTGGCACTATTTTTACACCTGGCCGCCTCCCGTGGGGCTGCGAGCGCTTCGCCCGCTGACGTGAGCCCCGAGTGCGGGCGGCGCGGCCCAGCGTCCCCTCCTCCGCGGCGCTGCCCCGTCTGCGTGCCTCGTGCGTGACGGCACGCGGCGCTGCCGCTGCGGGAACTGCCCTCGGAAGGGGTCGGGGTGCGCGGGACGGCCGGGCCTCCCCTGAGGTGGTCCCGGTGGTGGCAGCTCGGCCCGTCTTCTGCTGGCGACCCTGGGGATGTTTCCCCGGGGCTGGGACGCGTCCGCTCGGCCCCCGTGGCCCTGGGGGCTCTCGGGATCCCTCCCGAGCTGCAGGCGGGGGCAGAGCGCTACGGGGTAAAGGCCAAAAGCCCTCCGAGGGGACAGCCGCGGGTTCCTCGCGGTTCTTCCGCGCTTGGTTTGCCCTCTGCCCAGCGGGGCGAGGATACCCGCGCCCTCCTAACCAACTGCCTTGTCCCTGCCGCCTGGGCTTACTGGGCCCACGAGCaggccggggccgtgcccgtCCTTCACCCTCCCGGGACCTGGGGGCGTTTGCTGACCCCGGGCCCCTCGCGGTGCTCCCAGCCGGGATCGGTCAGGGCTGGTGGGACACGGCCCCTGCCCCGGGAGCTGCCGGGCCGGTGGAGTGCTCCTGGCCAGGCGGCTTCCCCTCTCGGCCTGCCCGGTGATGGGAGCCCCTCGGGGCCGGGAGGTGCAGCGGGAGCACCCagcccgtcccgtcccatcccggGAGTCGCCTGCGAGCGCTTCGCCCGCCGAGGTAACGCTGAGCGAGGCGGCAGCGGAGGCGCTCGGTGGCCCCGTGGCGCCCGCTCTCGTGGCACGGTGCGCCGGGACGCCGCCCTGGGGGACGAACCCCTGGGAGCAGAACTTCAGCtcgcggccgggcccggggcgcGTGGCGTGGGCGCGATGCGGGGGCTCTTCCCCTGGCGTTGGGGCCCAAACCTCGCGGTGAAGTGGGGCGCCCCGCGGAGACGAGCAAGGCTCGAGCTGACTGACTGCCGAGCGCCTCGGCGGCCCCAGAAGCTCGTTTTTCCTGTTCAccccaaattattttaatgatccCTGAGCGCTTGGTGCGTCTCCTCCCGCCCGTGCGACGTGCCGCCTGCCGGTGCCGCCTGCCGGGGCCGCCTGCCGGGGCCGAGCTAGCGCAGGGCGAGGGGCAGCAGTCCCGGGGCCACCAGACCCTGCGCTCGCGGCACCTCCGTGGTCTGCGGCCGCTCCTCGGGGGGATTTTTACATTTCCTGaggatttggggtttttcttGTGCCCGTGCGCAGCGACGCGCCCCGCTCTGCTGCTCCTCGGGGATGGGACCGGGAGGGGAGCCAGCCGCGAGCGCAGCGGGGGCCTCGGCCCAGTCGTGGCCGCAGGAATCCCCTGCTTGAAGACAAATCCGACAGCTTTCTGCGGGTGTGGGTGGtgcagctctgggagctgcCCCTCGGGACCCAGTGgcttcccccccgcccccccccccaaaacgaGCCTTGTCCTGCTCAGTCCCTTCTGGCTCAGCCCGGGCGGCgcagagctgcttttctcccCTGGAAGAAAACATGCGGCGTGATTCCCGGGCGGTGCCAGGTAATCGGAAGACAGTCTGCCTGATTCCTGCCCCGGGTTTCAAACAGCTCGGTGCCCGCCCAGCCCGACCCCGAGCCCTCCTCAGCGCAGGGGATCCAAAACCTGCCCCAAAACCAGGTCCCGGGGACGAGCGCTCAGGAGCTGGGCGGCGAGGCGGGACCGGAGCGCCCGGACCGGTGACCGCGGTGCCGGGCTCTGGGTGGGTTCCCTGCCTTTGGCCCGGGGCGGGTGAGAGGAGCGCGGCTCCCCGGGGACAGAGGTCAGGGCCGCGGGTGCCCCGTGCCGCTGCCAGGCCCCGGGGCGAGGCGAGGAGCCCGGCGGCGAGGGCGCGCTTGGCTCCGTGCTTGGCTTTCGCGGAGAGCTGGCGGCCGCCCCGAGCCGCCCGCGCTCGCCTCTCCCCGCTCGCCGCCGGTGGTGCGTGAGTGTGTGTAGGGTATTTATAGGCTGCCTTGCGACACCCGGGGCCAGCAGCGAAATACCAAAACACCAACGAGTGCGTGCGAaatctttatttcaaaaaaaaaaaaaaaaaagccacggCTACCAACAGAACAACCCCCGGCGGGGCGAGGGCGAGGGGACGCGGTGGCGCTGCCCGCTgtcccccggccccgctgcggtCGCCTCGGGTGAAGTTTTCCCATTTTGTTGAGGCCGCTCGCGGGGTTGGGCGGAATCCCCTCGGGACCGGGCGTCGCTGGAGCCCTGGGCTGCCGATCCCCCCGCTGCGGGGCTGACGGGCGGCTGCTGCCGCAGCTTCGGGTGCCCAAAACTTGGTCTGGAAACAgccgggggggcgccgggggcaGCCTGTGCCCGCGCAGCCGGGCCGGGGGCTCTCGGGGGGAGCTTTGGGAGCTCGGCGGGGCCGCTCGTGCCCGGCCCCCGCTGGAGATCAGGGCGAGGTCTGCAAGCGCTCGCTGTCAGCGTCCTGCCTCGAGGGAGGTGCCGGGAAGGGCAGCATGGGGCGGCTCGTGGTTCTCCTCCTGGTGACGGCCTCCCCATGGACGATTCGAGGACCCGAGGGATCTGCCCCCCCCTCAGGGGGTGTGCGGGGCCGTGGCCCGGAGCCGCGCGCGAGTTGGACGTTGCGGTGCCGCTCTGTGGCTCTCCTCCCGCGGCGGGAGGAGCGGTTCCGGGAGCGCCGGGGGGGCTTCGCTCTGCTTTTCTCCCCCCGCTTTTCCTCCGGGGAAACAGCCCCGGGCCGGCTGCTCCGGGAGCTGCCTCCCTGACGCCGCGGCTCCGCCGGGGGACGTTGCCCAGCGCGGCGCCCTCCCTGTCCCCGCCGCAGCGCTCGGAGCGGCGTCACCGCACGCGCCTTGTTGCAGCCATTCGGATTTCACTGCAGGAATCAAACCCCTCAGACCCCTCCGAaccccaccagcaccctgctgcaCCCCGAGCAGGGCCCGGGCAGCTCCCGCGGAGCACCGAGGGGCCTCCCGGGGCCTCGGGATGAGCCCGGCCGTGAGTCACGGCGGCaccggggcgggcggggaggctCCCGTGTTTACGCCGTTGCTGTTTTGGGAGCTGGAGCCACACTCGGTGGGGTTCCGTGAGCTGGCGTGCGGGTGGGGCCGCTCGGAGCGGGGAGCCGTGGCCGTGGGTGCAGCCCCGGCACCGAACAGGGTGGATTTGCACAGGGAGGACGGCGAGAATTGCAGCGAATCCCactttttttcacccttttcctGAGTTTAACCCCCCTCGGGTGCGCTGCGGGTCACTTGAAGCGCCCGTGCCTGCGCTGGTCCCGGGTGCCGGGCAGGCTGGAGGGCCGGGCGCTGTGTCCGAGCTGGAGATCGGTGCCAGGCACGCACAAAATGCAGCGCTGGGGCGCGTGCTCCCCTCCCGGCCGCCTCGTGTCTCTCCCCTGTCGCGTGCCGCTGGCCTTCCCCTCGGCGCCGCCTGGCTCCGTGCTTCGTCTCGGCCCGCCGGGAGCTGTGCCGCTGCAGCCTCGGCTTCGGAAGCACCGAGACGTTCGGGTGCTGGCTTCTCGTGTGAAAACTCCGCTTTTGGCCCAAAGGCGGATCAACGAGGGGCTGGAAGCGCCGGCAAATGGCAGCGTCGCGGCCCCGGTGTCTCGCTGCTCGAGGGTCCCCCGGGAGAGCCCacctcagcagagcagcccgAGGCCTGCCGGCGGCTGTCACTCCTCGCTCGATGCCCCGGTGCGGTACCGGCGGCCGTGCCCGGCGGCTCCCTGAGGCCGGCGCCCGTCGGGGAGCACCTCAGGGCTGCTGATGGGCGCGGGGTGTCCCCCCCGGGGCCGCATCCTGGGGTTCCCTGCAAGTCACCGGCGTTACCGCCGCGGGCGTCGGGCTCGTGCCGTAGCGTGGCGGGGACTGGCCGCTGCCCGCAGGGCTCGGGGCGGCCGCCGGTGCCCGGGTTTGGTTTCTAACGCTCAGCGTCGCTGCTGAGCCGGGGAGGGGACACGTTGGGGAGcgggggctgagctggggggTGCGCAGGTCGGTTGCCCCCGGTTGGCTGGCGGCACGGTGATGCTGGCCGGGGCGGAGGCGCTCGGTGGGCGCCGAGCAGAAGTGGGACAGAGGAGCCAAGGGTGGGATTTCTGCAGGGAGCAACGGGGGCTGGACTCAagcccctgccccccccctttGTCTTCCAGGGCCGAGCGCTGGGCACGGCGTGCCGGCGGCGGGCGAAGATGGCGGCCTTCAAGCGCAGCCGCGCGCAGGCCTGGCCGGAGGAGCGGGGCGACCGGGAGCACGGGCTCTACAGCCTGCACCGCATGTTCGACATCGTGGGCACCCACCTGACCCACCGCGACGTGCGCgtgctctccttcctcttcGTGGACGTCATCGACGACTACGAGAGGGGGATGATCCGCAGCGGCCGGGACTTCTTGCTGGCGCTGGAGCGGCAGGGCCGCTGCGACGAGACCAACTTCcggcaggtgctgcagctgctgcgcATCATCACGCGCCACGACCTGCTGCCCTACGTCACCCTCAAGCGGCGACGGGCCGGTAAGTGCCCCCCGAACCCCCgccgggggccgcggccccAAACGTGCCTCCCCGGAGCGGCGTCCCCGCGGCGctccccttcctgctccccGTTTTCCCCCCGCTCGGCGCCGCTTGTTCCGGGCCTGGCTCGGGGACCCGAGCAGTGACTCCTCGTCTGATCAAATCTGGGTGAATTTGGTGCGTTTCGGGTCGTTGTTAAGCTTCCAGGCGGATGAGCCGACCTCTTTCCCCCGCCGGCTCGGCCCTGGGCCTTTTTTTGGGCCAAAACCTCGATTCGAGGAACCTCGCCCGGGTTGACCGGAGCCGGAGGAGCCGAGGAGCGCTCGCTGGTCGCAGGGGGCGTGTAAGGCAGCCGCTTCAGCAGGATTCTGCCTccagaatttgcatttttctttttaaacgaGGGTAATTGGGCTTTCTTGGCAGTTCTGGGCTGCTGAGTCTCCCTGGTTTCTGCTCACGCCGTGGGCAACCGCGATGCCAGCGCCCGGGGAAGCGGGGAGTGCGAGTAGAGGCAGGCACAGAGCTCCCGGTTTTGGGGCGAGAGGCAGCGGGGGCTCGCGGATGCGTTCAGGGCCCAtcgtgctggtgctgagcaacCCCGGTAAGGGGGTTAAACCCCAACCAAGGAGCCTCAGAAACGACCCGCGCTCCAGCCGTGTGGGTTTGGGGAGGTTTCCACCCAAACGGAGCCGTGCGTGGGTGGCGCGGAGCCGGGGCCGTGCTGGGACACGGCAGGGGTCAGGCGCGGCCTCCCCGAGTTCGTGCAGGGCTCGGGGCACGAACTCTCGTGCCACAGCGCTTGTTGTGTGCCTCCTGGGGagctttctgcttgttttgagCAAAAAACCGGAGCGCAGGGAGGGCTTCGCTGCTCTCGGTCGCACGCAGCGGGGAGCTGGAGGTCAGCGTTGGGCACGCTGCCACCGCCGTGGGAGGCGACGCTCCGTGCTCGCGGGGCTCTGCTCCTGTCGCTTGTCCAGCCCCGTTTGGATGGGAATGGATTAATTAAACACCAAAATAGCGTTTCCGAGAGCGTTGGGGAGAGAGGCAGCTCGCGTGTGGCTTAGGGCACGCGGCGCTTTGCGTTAGAAAGAGGACGGATGGGTTAAAGGAAGCCCCCTCCTGGATGGGGCTCTGCCACCCCCCTGCAGCGCCCCACGGGGCACATCTCTGCGCCTCGTCCTCCTGCACAGCTCCAAAAAGGAGCAAAATCAGCCTGGGGTTAGCGTGGGGGGAAGGCGGGGAGTGGCGCTGGGCGGTGCGCAGGGAGCCCTGCGGAACGGGAGGGATCACGGAGTCACCAAACGCCCTCGTGGGGATCGGGACCGGCTCCcgaggaccacccaaaaaccgGACGCGTGTCCCCCCACGGCTCTGTCGCGGCGGGGATGGGCAGCCCCGAGCCGGCCCCGCTGTGATGGAAACGCCTCGAAAAAGCTCCTCGAGGCCCTGGCTGCGCACGCGTCCCGCCAGCGCCGGTTTCACCGCTCGCCCTAGGGCTGCGCAGGTACCGAGACCTGACACCGGCTGCCGCGGCTCGGTGACGGTGAGCTCGTCTCGAGTCGTGTCGGGACGTTGGGTCCCCCACAGGGGGCTCGGCCCGGAGCCCTCGGGACTTTGGGGACCCGTGCGGGGGCCTGAAGCGAGTCCAGGGCCGCTCCCCGTGGCCGTGCTGCCGGGGAccgcggcgctgcccgcccTGCCACGGGCTTGTCCCTGGGGCCGCGCGTGCACCGGCGTTGGGAGCGGGCTGCGCCGAGCCGGGTGCTGCGAGTAGCTATGGTAACGTGCAAGTGGCCTTTCCCACGCAGCgctgtgtggtttttttttgagtgctTGGCTCTAAAATGGAGTTTTTCCGAGAGGACCGGCCGAGCCGTGGCCGTTCCCGGTGCGTGGCGCCGCTGGGGAGCGCCGGTGCTGGGTGACGGCGAGCGGcgccgctggggctggggggctgggcGCCCTCGGTGGCTGAAGGCGCTATCTTTAGGCGAGTttgggctttattttttaaacaaaacaccTGTAAGCGTAGCACCGCATCCCTCCCAAGCGCTGCGTCCTTCCCAAGCCTGATCTGCGCGCCGGGGGAAGACGCCGTGGGCGCTGGGCAGCGGTTTGTGTTGGTGCCTGCCGCCTCGGGGGGGGCCTGCAGCGCCCCCCCCCAACAAGAGGCACCTCCCCTCTCCCGCAGTGTGTCCGGACCTGGTGGACAAGTACCTGGAGGAGACATCCATCCGCTACGTGACGCCCCGGGCTCACAGCGACGCGGAGCACGGCCTCGGCCACCCCCACAAATCAGGTGAGCGCCGCACACGGGTGGGATTTGGGGCCCCCACGGGGTCCGGTCAGCAGGGACTCATCCGGACCAGCGCTGCCGCCCTGCCTGTGTCTGGTCCCCCTCACTCTGCTGCCTGACCCACAGCGGGtcacagcagcccctgctctggtTGCAGGTTCCCTGATTTCCCCGTTAACGGGGAGCGCGCTCTGCCCGGCAGAAGCTACCACACAAATTACTAACAATTAATTAACAGACAGCCCgtggctgctgccaggctgtCCGCCAGTGCAGCAGAGGGGTTACATCCCGCCAGGCAGGAGCCCCCACCCCATAGGAACGAGGGCTTTGTGCAGGACACGAGCGGTGTCGTCCCAGGGGAAACCGCCCCCGGTGCTTGCCCCCACctgtggggctgccctggggttGCGTTAAAGCTTTGGGTTTGTTACGAGAGCTTCATCGGGGCCCGGGGGGTGCCGGCGGGTGCCGAGCGGCTCCTGCGTGGCCGGGCGGGGGTCCCGGCCGCAGCCCTGAGCCGCCCCCTCTCCGAGCAGTGCCTCCCCACCACCCCGTGGTCTGCTGCTCCTCGGCGGGGCCGCAGATCTGCACCAAGAGGCCCGGCCGCGGCAGGGCCCCGCTCAGCAGCCAGCGCAAGCGGAGGAAGTCGGTGACGCCGGACCCGAAGGAGAAGCAGACCTGTGGTAAGAGGGGCGTGTGtgggctcccagccccacgccggggctggggggggacacggggagggggcagtgcctctccccctgccccgggaGCACGGGGCCGGCGCGCTGAGTGTCCCCGCTGCCCACAGACATCCGCCTGCGAGTCCGAGCCGAGTACTGCCAGCACGAGACGGCGCTTCAGGGCAACGTCTTCTCCAACAAGCAGGACCCCCTGGAGCGCCAGTTCGAGCGCTTCAACCAGGCCAACACCATCCTCAAGTCCCGGGACCTGGGCTCCATCATCTGTGACATAAAGTTCTCAGAGCTCACCTACCTCGACGCGTTCTGGCGCGACTACATCAACGGCTCGTTGCTGGAGGCCCTCAAGGGCGTCTTCATCACGGACTCGCTCAAGCAAGCCGTGGGCCACGAAGCCATCAAACTGCTGGTCAATGTGGACGAGGAGGACTACGAGGTCGGGCGCCAGAAACTCCTGAGGAACTTGATGCTGCAGACGGCCCCCTGACGCCCGGCAGCTGGTGGGATCCgagcttttcttctctattttttgtttttctaaaagaaaaggaaaagatcatTTACTCCCCGGCTGGACTCCCGCCTGGCTGGGTGCGGCCATGGGGCCCGGCGCGGTGCGAGGAGCCGGGCCGGAGCCGGGAGCCGCGGGGAGCGCCGGAGGCTTACGTGTTCTCACCCCTTTCCTGTCCTGTCACCTTCTCTCTTGCTTcgtttcctttttctcttttattttgtatccattaaaagaaaaaaaaaggcgaaAATCCTGCCTGGGGCGCCTCAGTGTCGGAGCGGGCGAGCTGCGAGCGCGGGGGCTCGGaacgggggggcggggggcttCGCCCTGCCCCTGCGCCACCGTCCCCGTGGGCCTGGCAGCGGGCTCTGC
This genomic window from Cygnus atratus isolate AKBS03 ecotype Queensland, Australia unplaced genomic scaffold, CAtr_DNAZoo_HiC_assembly HiC_scaffold_46, whole genome shotgun sequence contains:
- the DEDD gene encoding death effector domain-containing protein; this translates as MAAFKRSRAQAWPEERGDREHGLYSLHRMFDIVGTHLTHRDVRVLSFLFVDVIDDYERGMIRSGRDFLLALERQGRCDETNFRQVLQLLRIITRHDLLPYVTLKRRRAVCPDLVDKYLEETSIRYVTPRAHSDAEHGLGHPHKSVPPHHPVVCCSSAGPQICTKRPGRGRAPLSSQRKRRKSVTPDPKEKQTCDIRLRVRAEYCQHETALQGNVFSNKQDPLERQFERFNQANTILKSRDLGSIICDIKFSELTYLDAFWRDYINGSLLEALKGVFITDSLKQAVGHEAIKLLVNVDEEDYEVGRQKLLRNLMLQTAP